The Triticum aestivum cultivar Chinese Spring chromosome 3A, IWGSC CS RefSeq v2.1, whole genome shotgun sequence genome includes a region encoding these proteins:
- the LOC123059606 gene encoding uncharacterized protein: MAAFNHLLFFLVVALAASSITSAAAAAGYDDDVQLRKVAMSQAVKVLSRYSPGTTDQETLKRALAVVNREAQRYWKPIFNNVNRVMDSGADHRSKEAAFAVAKELLNRELGQGPNAVKIDFEYA; encoded by the coding sequence ATGGCTGCGTTCAACCACCTGctcttcttcctcgtcgtcgccCTTGCCGCCAGCAGCATCACCAGCGCAGCCGCGGCTGCGGGCTATGACGACGACGTGCAGCTGCGGAAGGTGGCCATGTCGCAGGCCGTCAAGGTCCTGTCCCGCTACAGCCCGGGGACCACCGACCAGGAGACGCTGAAGCGGGCGTTGGCGGTGGTGAACCGGGAGGCGCAGCGGTACTGGAAGCCCATCTTCAACAACGTCAACAGGGTGATGGACAGCGGCGCCGACCACCGCAGCAAGGAGGCGGCGTTCGCCGTGGCCAAGGAGCTGCTCAACCGCGAGCTCGGCCAAGGCCCCAACGCCGTCAAGATCGACTTCGAATATGCGTGA
- the LOC123059607 gene encoding uncharacterized protein, producing the protein MARAFPMGVVAAAVVLVVLFTTVSSAAAQPRPPLPKNSRMITPGRFGKRAQVLSCDDTKDGNSPCVATCDKRCPNECVVMCPGCKTYCLCDFYPGVSCGDPRFTGADGNNFYFHGKKDQDFCVISDVDLHINAHFIGKRNPSMSRDFTWIQALGIRFADHRLYMGAQNTTKWNNDVDRLELAFDGESINIAADIGAKWLVPGLTITRTTVTNGVRVQLKGVFDIIAKVVPITEEDSRVHNYGVTEDDSLAHLDIGFKFYDLTDDVHGVLGQTYRSDYVNKLSVSASMPVMGGVASYISSDIFSTDCKVARFGLSAGISMVTSTAN; encoded by the exons ATGGCGAGGGCTTTCCCTATGGGAGTGGTGGCTGCCGCGGTGGTGCTGGTTGTGCTGTTTACCACCGTGTCCTCTGCCGCCGCGCAGCCTCGACCTCCTCTGCCAAAGAACTCCCGCATGATCACCCCGGGGCGGTTTGGGAAGAGGGCTCAGGTGCTCTCCTGCGATGACACCAAGGACGGGAACAGCCCATGCGTCGCCACCTGCGACAAGCGCTGCCCCAATGAGTGTGTTGTCATGTGCCCAGGCTGCAAGACATACTGCT TGTGTGACTTTTACCCCGGGGTGTCCTGTGGCGACCCGCGTTTCACCGGCGCTGATGGCAACAACTTCTACTTCCATGGCAAGAAGGACCAGGACTTCTGTGTCATCTCCGATGTTGACCTCCACATCAACGCTCACTTCATCGGCAAGCGCAACCCCTCTATGAGCCGCGATTTCACCTGGATCCAAGCCCTGGGCATCCGCTTCGCTGATCACCGCCTGTACATGGGCGCCCAGAACACCACCAAGTGGAACAACGACGTCGACCGCCTCGAGTTGGCCTTCGACGGAGAATCGATCAACATCGCTGCAGACATCGGGGCAAAGTGGCTTGTGCCTGGCCTGACCATCACGAGGACCACCGTGACCAATGGCGTGAGGGTCCAGCTTAAGGGTGTGTTTGACATCATTGCTAAGGTGGTGCCCATCACGGAGGAGGACTCCCGCGTCCACAACTATGGTGTGACAGAGGATGACAGCCTCGCGCATCTGGACATCGGGTTCAAGTTCTATGACCTCACCGACGACGTTCACGGTGTCCTTGGCCAGACCTACCGCTCTGACTATGTCAACAAGCTCAGCGTGAGCGCTAGCATGCCTGTGATGGGTGGTGTGGCCAGCTACATCTCCTCCGACATCTTCTCCACTGACTGCAAGGTCGCCAGGTTCGGACTTAGCGCTGGCATCTCCATGGTCACCAGCACGGCGAACTAA
- the LOC123059608 gene encoding uncharacterized protein: protein MAAKRQAGWCLLAVVLVVTLAVASAQPGVGGSGRKGKVKVPPGKFETVTFAKNNKRKYEVACTDNRGPPCVVSCPKTCPNKCLAFCEYCMTFCMCDMFPGTSCGDPRFTGGDGNTFYFHGKKDQDFCVVSDKDIHINAHFIGNHNPDMKRDFTWVQALGVTFVHGGADHRLYVGAKKVVEWDEEEDHIQIALDGVPVEVEAGKNAQWVSRAMPGLSVTRTDTVNTVVVELDGVFSISANAVPITDEDSRIHNYGKTEKDSLVHLDLGFKFHTLTNGVDGVLGQTYRSDYVSMVNVTAKMPIMGGAPKYLSASLFSTDCAVSRFHRSGDAAIETFAS from the exons atggcggcgaagcGGCAGGCAGGCTGGTGCTTGCTGGCCGTCGTTCTGGTCGTGACGCTGGCGGTGGCGTCGGCGCAGCCGGGAGTGGGCGGGTCGGGAAGGAAAGGCAAGGTGAAGGTGCCGCCGGGCAAGTTCGAGACGGTGACGTTCGCCAAGAACAACAAGCGCAAGTACGAGGTGGCCTGCACCGACAACCGCGGCCCGCCCTGCGTCGTCTCCTGCCCCAAGACATGCCCCAACAAGTGCCTCGCCTTCTGCGAGTACTGCATGACCTTCTGCA TGTGCGACATGTTCCCGGGCACGTCGTGCGGGGACCCACGCTTCACGGGCGGCGACGGCAACACCTTCTACTTCCACGGCAAGAAAGACCAGGACTTCTGCGTCGTCTCTGACAAGGACATCCACATCAACGCGCACTTCATTGGCAACCACAACCCCGATATGAAGCGTGACTTCACGTGGGTGCAGGCCCTCGGTGTCACCTTCGTCCACGGCGGCGCCGACCACCGTCTCTACGTAGGTGCCAAGAAGGTCGTCGagtgggacgaggaggaggaccacATCCAGATCGCCCTCGACGGGGTGCCTGTGGAGGTGGAGGCCGGCAAGAATGCCCAATGGGTCTCTAGGGCCATGCCGGGGCTCTCCGTCACTCGCACCGACACGGTGAACACCGTCGTTGTAGAGCTCGACGGCGTGTTCAGTATCTCGGCCAATGCCGTGCCCATCACTGATGAGGACTCCCGGATCCACAACTATGGGAAGACCGAGAAGGACAGCCTCGTGCACCTTGACCTCGGGTTCAAGTTCCACACCCTTACTAATGGCGTGGACGGTGTGCTCGGCCAAACCTACCGCTCCGACTACGTCAGCATGGTCAACGTCACGGCCAAGATGCCCATCATGGGCGGCGCGCCCAAGTACCTCTCGGCCAGCCTCTTCTCCACCGATTGCGCCGTCTCCCGGTTCCACCGTAGCGGCGATGCCGCCATCGAGACATTCGCCTCATAA
- the LOC123059605 gene encoding uncharacterized protein translates to MAAYRLLLFLVLALAVSNSISPVAAADYDDVQLRQEAMMQALGVVARFDLATTDAEAVRQVKQALAVLNREVKARPQQWKPIFKALDKVMDSGADDRSRAKASAELKVLLDRELGPCPDSLRRDLGIGDL, encoded by the coding sequence ATGGCTGCCTACCGCCTCCTCTTGTTCCTTGTGCTTGCGCTCGCCGTCAGCAACAGCATCAGCCCAGTGGCCGCCGCGGACTACGATGACGTGCAGCTGCGGCAGGAGGCCATGATGCAGGCCCTCGGGGTGGTCGCCCGCTTCGACCTGGCCACCACCGACGCCGAGGCAGTGAGGCAGGTGAAGCAGGCGCTCGCGGTGCTGAACCGTGAGGTCAAGGCCCGCCCCCAGCAGTGGAAGCCCATCTTCAAGGCCCTCGACAAGGTGATGGACAGCGGCGCCGACGACCGCAGTAGGGCAAAGGCGTCCGCTGAGCTCAAGGTGCTGCTCGACCGCGAGCTCGGCCCGTGCCCGGACAGCCTCAGAAGGGACCTCGGAATCGGTGATCTGTAA